In Rhizoctonia solani chromosome 7, complete sequence, one DNA window encodes the following:
- a CDS encoding Retrotransposon-derived protein PEG10: protein MEPELSLSALLEAVTALTATVGSLQDQIRNQGQQLAELKAICKETANLVGNKDQGGAQAKPGPLTGPVTPPTHLGGEAHTPGMVRPGLKAPFRLLRGTNFDSKEDDEPRQGTKKEPCNTVMSLSSLTPFDSGSSVKQPKMELPDPYKGNTQGRKATQWLDRMLLWVALHRDQFDEEEQMVVWILYHMTDKAANWALPIIGTIIKGVVHHCKSNGICEEGVTKGKGNPPTTILALMAKFKEVFANPDAKRAAARKIVALSQTTTTLEYVTEFHNLMVELDWNEEAYIAQFMQGLHWKVKELLLTKCYRHN, encoded by the exons atggaaccagagctgtcccttagcgctctccttgaggctgtcacagccctcacagccacagttgggtccttgcaggaccaaatcagaaaccaaggccaacagcttgcagagctcaaagccatttgcaaggaaaccgccaaccttgttggcaacaaggatcaaggaggcgcccaagccaagcctggcccattgactgggcctgtcacccctcctacccattTGGGAggggaagcccacactccaggaatggttaggcctggactcaaggccccattccgCCTGTTGAGAGGCACAAACTTTGACTCCAAGGAAGATGATGAACCCAGACAAGGAACCAAGAAGGAACCTTGCAACactgttat GAGTCttagctccctcaccccctttgactcagggtccagtgtaaaacaacccaaaatggagttACCAGACCCCTACAAGGGCAATACACAAGGACGCAAGgccacccagtggctagataGAATGCTCCTATGGGTAGCTCTCCatagggaccaatttgatgaagaagagcagatggttgtatggatcttataccacatgacagacaaggctgCCAACTGGGCGCTTCCCATCATTgggacaatcatcaagggtgttgtacaccact gcaaatccaatggtatatgtgaggagggtgtaacaaagggcaagggaaaccccccaaccaccatcctggccttaatggccaaattcaaggaagtgTTTGCCAATCCTGACGCAAAAAGGGCTGCTGCCAGGAAAATTGTGGCACTCTCCCAAACTACCACCACTTTGGAATATGTCACAGAGTTCCACAATCTCATGGTGGAATTGGACTGGAATGAGGAGGCctacattgcgcagttcatgcaaggcctccactggaaggtcaaggaactgttaTTGACCAAGTGTtatagacacaattga
- a CDS encoding integrase core domain protein: MEAGLLFYQGRIVVPDVGTLCTDLLQIFHDSPLAGHPGRQQTLELISWNYYWPGIHADTYWHVDSCKTCQHIRKPCYVSIPPQLLELPSWPWQHVSYDMIVDLPKDGNYNSILVIVDSFTKYMILVECSKKLKAPELADLFLCHIWKQYGMPEKTVSDQGRVFNNKFLRALYQCLGIDPHFSLAYHPQSNGQTEQVNPTVEHFLQAYLGVNQREWVKWLPMAEFAYNNVVHSSTGKTLFKALYRWEPALTPSNVPTNVPETNNLAMQMEAQWQEIEAALWQSKTQMVAGETGKPVEFEVGEEAWLDAKNVKLKTLSHKLTKQRLGPFKITENISNQA, translated from the coding sequence ATGGAGGCAGGACTTTTATTCTatcaaggaaggattgtGGTCCCTGATGTGGGGACCCTTTGTACAGACCTACTGCAGAttttccatgacagccccttaGCAGGACACCCTGGGAGGCAGCAAACCTTGGAATTAATCTCCTggaattactactggccaggaaTCCATGCAGACACTTACTGGCATGTAGActcctgcaaaacctgccaacATATTAGGAAGCCCTGCTATGTGTCTATACCCCCACAGCTGCTTGAACTACCATCATGGCCTTGGCAACATGTAtcatatgacatgattgtggactTGCCCAAGGATGGGAATTACAACTCCATCTTGGTCATAGTGGACAGCTTTACTAAATACATGATCCTGGTGGAATGCTCtaaaaagctcaaggccccagaGTTGGCAGACTTATTCCTATGCCACATATGGAAACAGTatggcatgcctgaaaaGACAGTCTCAGACCAGGGGAGGGttttcaacaacaagttcctcAGGGCCTTATACCAATGCCTGGGGATAGACCCCCATTTCTCATTGGCATATCACCCTCAGAGCAATGGTCAGACAGAACAAGTAAACCCAACAGTTGAGCACTTCTTGCAAGCCTACTTGGGAGTCAACCAGAGGGAGTGGGTAAAATGGCTGCccatggcagaatttgcctacaacaatgtgGTCCATAGTTCTACAGGCAAAACACTGTTCAAAGCACTTTACAGATGGGAGCCAGCCCTAACCCCTAGCAATGTCCCCACCAATGTACCAGAAACCAACAACTTGGCAATGCAGATGGAAGCTCAATGGCAGGAAATTGAAGCAGCACTCTGGCAATCCAAGACACAAATGGTAGCTGGAGAAACAGGCAAACCAGTAGAATTTGAAGttggagaagaggcctggctagacgcaaaAAACGTAaagctaaagaccctgagtcataagctaaccaaacaacgcctaggccccttcaagaTAACAGAAAATATCTCCAATCAAGcttag